The genome window CGGGGCAGGCGGGCACGGCGGTGATCGCCGCCATCGAGGGGTCGCGCCCGTTGCTGGTGGAGGCCCAGGCGCTGGTGAGCGTCTCCAATTTCAGCGCCGGGCGGCGGATGACCCAGGGATTCGACCGCAACCGCCTGGGACTGCTGCTGGCCATGATGGAACGGGTGACCGGCCTGAATGTGCTGGGCGCCGACGTCTACCTGAACATCACCGGTGGCATCGCCGTGGAGGAGCCGGCGGCCGACCTGGGCGCGGTGGCCGCAGTGGCCAGTTCGCTCCGCAACCGGCCGCTGCCGCTGGACGCGGTGCTGGTGGGGGAGGTGGGCCTCGGCGGCGAGATCCGGGCGGTGCCCCAAGCGGCGGCCCGGATCAAGGAGGCCCAGGCCATGGGCTTCGCCCGCTGCTACCTGCCCGAGGGAAACCTGCCGGTCCCCGAGGCGCCGAAAGGAGTTGAGATCGTCGGCGTATCCGGGGTGAACGCACTGCTGGACGTGTTGTTCTGAGATTCGGACATCGGAAATCGGACTTCGGACTTCGGACTTGGGACTTAGGCCCTTGGCCCTGGGTTCGAGGTTCCAGAACTTAATCCCACACGCATCCGTTCACCCTTTTCCCATTCACCCTTCCCCCACTCGAATCCCACTCGCCGGCGACCCAAGAGCGAACCGGCCGCCCGTGGAGGGCGGCCGGTGGGCTGAAGATAGCTAAAAGGCGGGGACCAGTGGGTCCCCGTCTGTCAGGATCAGGTGAGACGGCTCAATGCTGCGGATGCTACGCGCGCACGGCCGGGCCGCGGTACGTGGCGCTGCCGAACGCCAGCATCGGGTAGAAAATGAACGGCAGGATGATCATGCCGATGGCGAAACCGATCTCCTTGCCGAACGATTTGGCCAGGTCCAGGGTGAGCATGATGGCGGCCACGATGTTGACGCAGGGGATGAGCAGCAGCACGATCCACCACAGCGGCCGGCCCACGATTTCCAGCAGCACGATGATGTTGTAAATCGGGACGATCGCGGCCCAGCCGGGCTTGCCCGCCTTGACGAAGATCTTCCACAAGCTGGCGATGATCAGGACGATGAGCGCGGCGTAGATCACGAAGAACACGCAGCCGAATCCGGCTCCGAGCATGCCCGCGACATCTTCTTCAGACTGCAACAACACCAGATACGGAGCGATCGATGGGGACATACCGACCTCCTTGTGAGTGAGTATCAACTCATATGGT of Acidobacteriota bacterium contains these proteins:
- a CDS encoding signal peptidase I, with the translated sequence MLGAGFGCVFFVIYAALIVLIIASLWKIFVKAGKPGWAAIVPIYNIIVLLEIVGRPLWWIVLLLIPCVNIVAAIMLTLDLAKSFGKEIGFAIGMIILPFIFYPMLAFGSATYRGPAVRA